The following coding sequences are from one Scomber japonicus isolate fScoJap1 chromosome 3, fScoJap1.pri, whole genome shotgun sequence window:
- the rplp0 gene encoding 60S acidic ribosomal protein P0, which yields MPREDRATWKSNYFMKIIQLLDDYPKCFIVGADNVGSKQMQTIRLSLRSKAVVLMGKNTMMRKAIRGHLENNPALEKLLPHIKGNVGFVFTKEDLAEVRDMLLANKVPAAARAGAIAPCDVTVPAQNTGLGPEKTSFFQALGITTKISRGTIEILSDVGLIKTGDKVGASEATLLNMLNISPFSFGLIIQQVYDNGSVYSPEVLDITEASLHGRFLEGVRNIASVCLEIGYPTLASVPHSIINGYKKVLAVAVETEYSFPLADKVKAFLADPSAFAAVAAPAAAAETAAAPAAAKEEAKEESEESDDDMGFGLFD from the exons ATGCCCAGGGAAGACAGGGCCACGTGGAAGTCCAACTATTTTATGAAAATCATC CAACTCCTGGATGACTACCCAAAATGCTTCATCGTGGGTGCCGACAATGTGGGCTCCAAGCAGATGCAGACCATTCGTCTGTCTCTGCGCAGCAAGGCTGTGGTGCTGATGGGTAAAAACACCATGATGCGCAAAGCCATCCGTGGCCACCTGGAGAACAATCCTGCTTTGGAGAA ACTCCTTCCCCACATTAAAGGAAATGTGGGCTTCGTCTTCACCAAGGAGGATCTGGCTGAGGTCAGGGACATGCTGCTAGCCAATAAG GTACCTGCAGCTGCCCGTGCTGGAGCCATTGCCCCCTGTGATGTGACAGTGCCAGCCCAGAACACTGGTCTGGGTCCTGAGAAGACCTCTTTCTTCCAGGCTCTGGGTATCACCACCAAGATTTCCAGGGGAACCATTGAAATCTTG AGTGATGTCGGTCTGATCAAAACTGGTGACAAGGTTGGTGCCAGCGAGGCCACGCTGCTTAACATGCTGAACATCTCACCCTTCTCCTTCGGACTTATTATCCAGCAGGTGTATGACAATGGCAGTGTTTACAGCCCTGAGGTGCTTGACATCACTGAGGCTTCTCTGCATGGCAGGTTCCTGGAG GGTGTGAGGAACATTGCTAGCGTATGCCTGGAGATTGGCTACCCCACTCTTGCTTCTGTCCCCCACTCCATCATCAACGGCTACAAGAAAGTCCTGGCTGTTGCTGTGGAAACCGAATACTCCTTCCCCCTGGCAGACAAG GTCAAGGCCTTCCTGGCTGACCCATCTGCATTTGCTGCTGTTGCAgcacctgcagcagctgcagagacagCTGCAGCTCCAGCTGCTGCCAAGGAGGAAGCTAAAGAGGAATCGGAGGAATCAGATGACGACATGGGCTTCGGTCTGTTCGACTAA
- the LOC128355135 gene encoding golgin subfamily A member 7-like produces the protein MAETHSLQDLQQPAVFSKVFVQRDYGSGTICRFQTKFPSDLESRLDKQQFEETIQTLNNLYAEAEKLGGKSYLEGCLACLTAYTVFLCMETHYEKVLKKIARYVKDQNEKVYAPRGLLLTDPIERGLRVVEITIFEDRSIGSGR, from the exons ATGGCTGAA ACCCACAGCTTACAGGACCTCCAGCAGCCAGCTGTTTTCTCCAAGGTGTTTGTCCAGAGAGACTACGGCTCAGGGACCATCTGCAGGTTCCAGACCAAGTTCCCCTCTGACCTTGAATCAAGG CTCGATAAGCAGCAGTTTGAGGAGACCATCCAGACTCTAAACAACCTTTATGCAGAGGCAGAAAAACTAGGGGGGAAGTCCTACTTGGAGGGCTGCCTGGCCTGTCTCACTGCTTATACCGTATTCCTCTGTATGGAGACACACTATGAAAAG GTGTTAAAGAAGATCGCCAGATATGTTAAGGACCAGAATGAGAAGGTATACGCTCCCAGAGGCTTGCTGCTCACTGACCCCATAGAGAGAGGTCTCAGAGTC GTTGAAATCACCATCTTTGAAGACAGAAGTATTGGCTCTGGAAGATAA